A window of the Diabrotica undecimpunctata isolate CICGRU chromosome 1, icDiaUnde3, whole genome shotgun sequence genome harbors these coding sequences:
- the LOC140439449 gene encoding uncharacterized protein, which yields MTYSELQVVLEVILEELNSDNVQQKCKISEKCFNHVFDLTLTEKYIIDGIDPEKFKNGVQFLLENKEEIKEWNNVNKIIYKGLVLIYNNSKQKERFCFLNKILKYFYNKLVQKLIEIQQPSHIIALEDFMNLVRDMLRFVKLEVLAQRFCSKTIDFVSIKEAMEEVYECITYPKVLKEDCYQIIRNKLKRKDVTFLEFKVEQSHEKNGECSDYYRLSIDIAEENHVYTHKFFIKYLPKNIEELYMEISMSFTKEQKFYKSFIPMLEKLGYSNTTDFAPKCYFSCKNLFLVFEDLSVKGYRNLSFTEPWTQHQLSPILKQLSKLHSCTILFEQKMAELLGYDIKINDYFSDMVSESAISRDIKSAPMSHAFIAGSHHLVKKMCNIFNNKNTDQITEIALKKLQSKFDVVQPSTTYRNIINHGDLWSNNIMFAENSSEYILLDFASIRWCPPACDFLMLLMINTDKITREHHALTLFNQYYLSAQYVLNKYQINIKSAISRHEYLDFFKEYKISVASIASGYLQVKLLMEVDDPTGGDISLQDHCVNPESRRKVLDKMWDRMTGNYRMKEIICEIIDILSMNCNQVM from the coding sequence ATGACCTATTCAGAACTACAAGTAGTTCttgaagttattttagaagaactAAATAGTGATAATGTACAACAAAAatgcaaaattagtgaaaaatgtttTAATCACGTATTTGATTTAACATTAACTGAAAAATATATCATAGATGGAATTGATCCTGAAAAGTTTAAGAATGGTGTGCAGTTTTTACTtgaaaacaaagaagaaattaaagaatggaacaatgttaacaaaataatttaCAAGGGACTGGTACTTATCTACAATAACAGTAAGCAAAAAGaaaggttttgttttttaaacaaaatattgaaGTATTTTTATAACAAATTGGTCCAAAAACTCATTGAAATACAACAACCATCTCACATTATTGCTTTGGAAGACTTTATGAATCTGGTAAGAGATATGTTACGTTTTGTGAAGTTAGAAGTTTTAGCCCAACGTTTCTGCTCAAAAACTATTGATTTTGTTAGTATAAAAGAAGCTATGGAAGAAGTCTATGAATGTATAACATACCCTAAAGTTCTAAAAGAAGATTGCTACCAAATcataagaaataaattaaaaagaaaagacgTAACCTTTTTGGAATTTAAAGTAGAGCAAAGTCACGAAAAAAACGGAGAATGCAGTGATTACTACAGACTTAGTATTGACATAGCAGAAGAAAATCACGTTTATACTCACAAGTTTTTTATTAAGTATCTACCAAAAAATATAGAAGAACTATATATGGAAATTAGTATGTCCTTtacaaaagaacaaaaattttataaatcttttattcCTATGCTTGAAAAGTTGGGATACAGTAATACTACGGATTTTGCACCAAAATGTTACTTTTCTTGCAAAAACTTGTTTCTAGTTTTTGAAGACTTGTCTGTTAAAGGCTACAGGAATTTATCTTTTACTGAACCTTGGACTCAGCACCAATTATCTCCAATTTTAAAACAGCTGTCCAAACTTCACTCTTGTACTATATTATTTGAACAAAAAATGGCTGAGTTACTTGGTTATGAtattaaaatcaatgattacTTTTCTGATATGGTCTCTGAAAGTGCTATTAGTAGAGACATAAAATCAGCTCCCATGAGTCATGCTTTTATAGCTGGAAGTCATCATTTAGTTAAAAAAATgtgcaatatttttaataacaaaaataccGACCAGATTACAGAAATAGCTCTGAAGAAACTACAGTCAAAATTTGATGTAGTTCAACCATCGACAACATACAGAAACATTATTAATCACGGTGACCTCTGGTCAAATAATATTATGTTTGCTGAAAATTCTTCTGAGTATATTTTACTAGATTTTGCTTCAATAAGATGGTGCCCGCCAGCTTGTGATTTCTTAATGCTGCTTATGATAAACACAGATAAAATAACTAGAGAACATCACGCATTAACTCTCTTTAATCAATATTACCTGAGCGCACAATATGTACTAAATAAATACCAAATAAATATTAAATCTGCGATTTCTCGTCATGAGTATCTAGATTTCTTCAAAGAATACAAAATATCGGTTGCCTCAATTGCTTCAGGTTATTTGCAGGTAAAACTCTTGATGGAAGTTGACGATCCAACTGGAGGTGATATAAGTCTTCAGGATCACTGTGTCAATCCAGAAAGCAGGCGTAAGGTGTTGGATAAAATGTGGGATAGGATGACAGGTAATTACAGAATGAAAGAAATTATTTGCGAGATTATAGATATTCTATCAATGAACTGCAATCAAGTTATGTAA